DNA sequence from the bacterium genome:
CTCTTCAAGCGAACGCCCATTCAGAAAACGATAAGAGACGCCCTCAACATTGCCGCACTTTTTGAAGATGAGTTTGATTTCGATCGTATGACGTCCAGGATTATAATAGCCTGGCCTGCGACTTGAGATCGCAATAATTAGACGTTTTTTTGCCATGCTTGCCTCCGTGAGTAGCTTTTTCAAGTTGGCTTCAAAAAACTACTCACGGAGGTGCTAAAACATTAATACAGACTGCTCTACTAAAAGCACTGTGCTGCTAATAGTAAAGCGCGTGGAGATATCTACCCATGCAAGAAGTTCACTAAAAATAACAACTATTGTAAATTGACAATTTTGTTACTAATAGAATTCTAATAATTGACTTTTTGACAGATGTCAGCTGGAGCGCATGTATATCGGAAGGCGAGGATGAGGGGGAGGCATGACATCTTTTAAAGGGGATGTGTAGCTACAAGAATTCGGAATTGAAAAAATCAGACCTCGCAATTCCAGATTACAGCAGACTTAAGATTGTAAATCCCGTCATCTTTATCCCGCGCATGGCCACACACAATCTGACAAGTTGCCTCAAGGCTACTGGCCCGATCCTCAAGTGCCACATAATATTGTGGGCTGCAGTCGCCAGGGCAATCCTGCATTAATTTCTCTCCATCGGTACCCTTGCCTTGTGAAAAATCACCAAACCAAGAGCAGAGCTGGTCGATGTTATTAAATTTTTTAGTGTAAGTATCAGGATTTTTCTGTGTAGCTACAAGCTTATTCGAGCAAAAATGCTTTTCTTGATATTCGCTAAGGAATTTTCTCGGTACAGAACTAAATGACATTTTCACATTACGTAGCTGCGGACACGTTTTTGGACAAAGATCACCAGACTGCTTTAAGGCAAGCATTTTTTCATAGGTCTGATTGAGTAAAGTCTTAGTTTTTACCGATAAACTCTCTGCGGAACCAAAAAGATTCTTCCGAATACTTGCATCTCCTTGCTCGCTCACTACACTAACGAGGTTCGCGCCGCATTTAGCTGCAAAGGGCTCTGCAAAGACAAATCCCCTGGTTATGAAGAATGAAAAAATTAATGAAATAATGAAATTTTTATGCATAGAGCAGATTCGATAGCACTTTTTTGACAGCTTGAACATAGTTGACCACTGCAATTAGTTGAATTTATTGAATATTTTTCGCAGAGAAAATACTTAAAATTAACCTTCTTTCTGCTAGGATTGTGCATCAAAATAAGAGTTAGCATATGGCCGATTCAGGTTCTAAAATTACAGCTGTTTTATCCGAAGCCCAGGGTATCATTGATGCCGCAGAAAAGCGCGCCCAAGAAATTACCCTACGCGCTGAAAATGTAGTTAAAGAAGCACAAGTAAAAGGCTACCAAGAAGGTTTTAACTCTGGACGTGAAGAAGCGTTAAAACTTTCAATTCGCTTACTTGAAGAGTCTGGTGCAGTTGGTGATGCACTTGCTAAAAAAGCCGCAAACCTAGCACTACTAATTGCAAAAAAAATTATTGGCGACCAAGCAAAAATTGACCCCCAAGTGGTTCAAGACTTAGCGGTTAAGACCTTACGCGAGGCTGTGACTGATTCAGCGGCACAAATTATCGTGCATCCCGAAGATCAAAAGTCGATTGAAGCGATTTCAAATATTCTCAAAAGAATTTCAGGCGGAAGTCCCGTAGCGATTCTAACAGATCAGTCGATTACTCGTGGTGGTTGTGTTGTGCGCACTTCTTTTGGCGAAGTTGATGCACAAATTGAAACATTAATTCAGAATTTGGCTCACCGGTTTGAATTTCAATCATGAAGCACGAAAAGCCTCAACACTTACAAGTTGTCCGCAATGAACCAAAATCGAAAACCGTAAGCGATCTGAATATCCCTGAAGTGTCTTTAGAACGATTTGAAAAGACTCTCGAAGATTTGAGTGCTCCACCGGTTGCAATTCGCGGACGTGTTAAAGAAATTACAGGACTTTTGATTCGCGCCAAGTTACCCAACGCTCATATTGGGGAACTCTGCACGATCGAACCTCCCGGCAGAAAGCCAGTGCAAGCCCAAGTTGTTGGGTTTGATGATGAAGATGTTTTCTTGAGCCCATTTGATACGCTTGAACAAGTTGGCCCCAAAACTCCTGTGACTCTAACAGGGGAGACACTAGCAGTTAAAGTCGGCGACAAGCTACTTGGCCGAGTGATTAATTCCCTTGGACAAGCAATCGATGAACTTGGTGAACTAAAGCTTGAGACTAGTTATCCAGTTAAGCACAGTGCTCCACGACCATTGGAGCGTCGTCGAATTTCAAAAATGCTTCCTCTCGGGGTTCGAGTAATAGATGCGCTATTACCAGTTGGTGAAGGTCAACGCTTAGGGGTTTTTTCTACGGCTGGCGTCGGTAAATCAAGTTTACTTGGAATGATTGCGCGTAATAATACCGCAGATGTTAATGTCGTTGCCTTAATTGGCGAACGTGGGCGCGAAGTGCGCGATTTTCTTGAAGACACTCTTGGTCCAGAAGGGCGTAAAAAAACTGTGGTTGTTGTCTCGACCAGTGATGATTCACCGATGCGTCGCATCCTTGCTGCTTATACTGCCACTGCAATTGCGGAATATTTCCGGGACCAAGGTAAGCGCGTAATGCTTTTGATGGATTCGGTGACCCGC
Encoded proteins:
- a CDS encoding FliI/YscN family ATPase, translated to MKHEKPQHLQVVRNEPKSKTVSDLNIPEVSLERFEKTLEDLSAPPVAIRGRVKEITGLLIRAKLPNAHIGELCTIEPPGRKPVQAQVVGFDDEDVFLSPFDTLEQVGPKTPVTLTGETLAVKVGDKLLGRVINSLGQAIDELGELKLETSYPVKHSAPRPLERRRISKMLPLGVRVIDALLPVGEGQRLGVFSTAGVGKSSLLGMIARNNTADVNVVALIGERGREVRDFLEDTLGPEGRKKTVVVVSTSDDSPMRRILAAYTATAIAEYFRDQGKRVMLLMDSVTRFARALREIALSVGESPARQGYPPSVFAALPELFERAGNSDRGSITAFYTVLLATEQMEDALGEEIRALLDGHLYLSSRLSQLQQYPAVDVLQSNSRVISMIAAAEHVDVAEKIRKLIAIYEEHRDLISIGAYKFGSDPAIDESIKKRETIIKFLSQRREERSELIETLASARALVSI